The Engystomops pustulosus chromosome 9, aEngPut4.maternal, whole genome shotgun sequence genome includes a window with the following:
- the ZBTB6 gene encoding zinc finger and BTB domain-containing protein 6 isoform X1, which translates to MYPDGEGAAEETLQRSATMPDSDVLHFRFEQQADVVLQKMNILREQNLFCDVSIYINDAEFHGHKVVFAACSTFMRDQFLLNHSRQVRITILQNAEVGQKLLLSCYTGVLEVRKKELLKYLTAASYLQMVHIVERCTEALSRYLQSETCDNDALQPGKAPPCPTEIDIGRGQDKDCEIIELSEDSQLNLDYQVKKEGHNPAELPSLEPEKNDLSSVEMDYKDNDICVFRMGSMSDNENNVDNEQFSQPCTSSKSNMYFSDTQHSMINSTVENRMSDVPPSHFQDYHEGGNPSSGIIHSLQSPVDGVCSWRHQCPKCPRGFLHLENYLRHLKMHKLFLCLQCGKTFTQKKNLNRHIRGHMGIRPFQCSVCLKTFTAKTTLQDHLNIHSGDRPYKCHCCDMDFKHKSALKKHLSSVHAKTGDKPGLDAITKITIDYD; encoded by the exons atgtaccctgatggagaaggagctgcagaaGAGACTTTGCAAAG ATCTGCCACCATGCCTGACTCTGATGTCCTCCACTTCCGGTTTGAGCAGCAAGCAGATGTGGTCTTACAGAAGATGAATATTCTCAGAGAACAGAACCTGTtttgtgatgtgtccatatacaTCAACGATGCCGAGTTCCACGGGCACAAGGTTGTGTTTGCCGCTTGCTCCACGTTTATGAGGGATCAGTTTCTGCTGAACCACTCCAGGCAGGTGCGGATCACCATATTGCAGAACGCAGAAGTGGGACAAAAATTGCTCCTTTCCTGTTACACCGGTGTCTTGGAGGTAAGAAAAAAGGAGCTTCTAAAGTATCTCACAGCTGCGAGTTACCTGCAGATGGTTCACATTGTGGAGAGGTGCACGGAGGCCCTGTCACGTTACCTACAGAGCGAGACCTGTGACAATGACGCGTTGCAGCCAGGCAAAGCTCCTCCGTGCCCTACAGAAATAGACATTGGAAGGGGTCAGGATAAGGATTGCGAGATCATTGAACTGTCAGAAGACAGCCAGCTAAACCTGGACTATCAGGTCAAGAAGGAAGGACATAACCCGGCAGAGCTGCCCAGCTTAGAACCAGAAAAGAATGATCTGTCCTCTGTGGAAATGGACTACAAAGACAATGACATATGTGTCTTCAGGATGGGCTCCATGTCGGATAATGAGAACAATGTGGACAACGAGCAGTTCTCTCAACCCTGCACATCTTCTAAATCCAATATGTACTTCTCAGACACTCAGCACTCCATGATCAACTCCACCGTGGAGAACCGTATGAGTGACGTACCCCCCAGTCACTTCCAGGACTATCATGAAGGAGGAAATCCATCTTCTGGTATCATCCATAGTCTTCAGAGTCCTGTGGACGGAGTCTGTTCTTGGAGGCATCAGTGCCCAAAATGCCCACGTGGCTTTTTACATCTGGAGAATTATCTCCGGCACTTAAAGATGCACAAACTCTTCTTGTGCTTGCAGTGTGGAAAGACGTTCACCCAGAAGAAGAACCTGAACAGGCACATCCGTGGACACATGGGGATTAGGCCCTTTCAATGCTCTGTGTGTCTGAAAACGTTTACTGCTAAGACGACCCTGCAGGACCATCTTAATATCCACAGCGGGGACCGCCCCTACAAGTGTCATTGTTGTGACATGGATTTCAAGCACAAGTCGGCCCTAAAAAAACACCTCAGCTCAGTTCATGCTAAAACTGGAGATAAGCCGGGCCTGGACGCTATCACTAAGATCACTATAGATTATGATTGA
- the ZBTB6 gene encoding zinc finger and BTB domain-containing protein 6 isoform X2 — MPDSDVLHFRFEQQADVVLQKMNILREQNLFCDVSIYINDAEFHGHKVVFAACSTFMRDQFLLNHSRQVRITILQNAEVGQKLLLSCYTGVLEVRKKELLKYLTAASYLQMVHIVERCTEALSRYLQSETCDNDALQPGKAPPCPTEIDIGRGQDKDCEIIELSEDSQLNLDYQVKKEGHNPAELPSLEPEKNDLSSVEMDYKDNDICVFRMGSMSDNENNVDNEQFSQPCTSSKSNMYFSDTQHSMINSTVENRMSDVPPSHFQDYHEGGNPSSGIIHSLQSPVDGVCSWRHQCPKCPRGFLHLENYLRHLKMHKLFLCLQCGKTFTQKKNLNRHIRGHMGIRPFQCSVCLKTFTAKTTLQDHLNIHSGDRPYKCHCCDMDFKHKSALKKHLSSVHAKTGDKPGLDAITKITIDYD, encoded by the coding sequence ATGCCTGACTCTGATGTCCTCCACTTCCGGTTTGAGCAGCAAGCAGATGTGGTCTTACAGAAGATGAATATTCTCAGAGAACAGAACCTGTtttgtgatgtgtccatatacaTCAACGATGCCGAGTTCCACGGGCACAAGGTTGTGTTTGCCGCTTGCTCCACGTTTATGAGGGATCAGTTTCTGCTGAACCACTCCAGGCAGGTGCGGATCACCATATTGCAGAACGCAGAAGTGGGACAAAAATTGCTCCTTTCCTGTTACACCGGTGTCTTGGAGGTAAGAAAAAAGGAGCTTCTAAAGTATCTCACAGCTGCGAGTTACCTGCAGATGGTTCACATTGTGGAGAGGTGCACGGAGGCCCTGTCACGTTACCTACAGAGCGAGACCTGTGACAATGACGCGTTGCAGCCAGGCAAAGCTCCTCCGTGCCCTACAGAAATAGACATTGGAAGGGGTCAGGATAAGGATTGCGAGATCATTGAACTGTCAGAAGACAGCCAGCTAAACCTGGACTATCAGGTCAAGAAGGAAGGACATAACCCGGCAGAGCTGCCCAGCTTAGAACCAGAAAAGAATGATCTGTCCTCTGTGGAAATGGACTACAAAGACAATGACATATGTGTCTTCAGGATGGGCTCCATGTCGGATAATGAGAACAATGTGGACAACGAGCAGTTCTCTCAACCCTGCACATCTTCTAAATCCAATATGTACTTCTCAGACACTCAGCACTCCATGATCAACTCCACCGTGGAGAACCGTATGAGTGACGTACCCCCCAGTCACTTCCAGGACTATCATGAAGGAGGAAATCCATCTTCTGGTATCATCCATAGTCTTCAGAGTCCTGTGGACGGAGTCTGTTCTTGGAGGCATCAGTGCCCAAAATGCCCACGTGGCTTTTTACATCTGGAGAATTATCTCCGGCACTTAAAGATGCACAAACTCTTCTTGTGCTTGCAGTGTGGAAAGACGTTCACCCAGAAGAAGAACCTGAACAGGCACATCCGTGGACACATGGGGATTAGGCCCTTTCAATGCTCTGTGTGTCTGAAAACGTTTACTGCTAAGACGACCCTGCAGGACCATCTTAATATCCACAGCGGGGACCGCCCCTACAAGTGTCATTGTTGTGACATGGATTTCAAGCACAAGTCGGCCCTAAAAAAACACCTCAGCTCAGTTCATGCTAAAACTGGAGATAAGCCGGGCCTGGACGCTATCACTAAGATCACTATAGATTATGATTGA